The Canis lupus familiaris isolate Mischka breed German Shepherd chromosome X, alternate assembly UU_Cfam_GSD_1.0, whole genome shotgun sequence genome has a segment encoding these proteins:
- the PDHA1 gene encoding pyruvate dehydrogenase E1 component subunit alpha, somatic form, mitochondrial produces MRKMLAAVSRVLSGVSQKPASRVLVASRNFANDATFEIKKCDLHRLEEGPPVTTVLTREDGLRYYRMMQTVRRMELKADQLYKQKIIRGFCHLCDGQEACCVGLEAGINPTDHLITAYRAHGFTFTRGLSVREILAELTGRRGGCAKGKGGSMHMYAKNFYGGNGIVGAQVPLGAGIALACKYNGKDEVCLTLYGDGAANQGQIFEAYNMAALWKLPCIFICENNRYGMGTSVERAAASTDYYKRGDFIPGLRVDGMDILCVREATRFAAAYCRSGKGPILMELQTYRYHGHSMSDPGVSYRTREEIQEVRSKSDPIMLLKDRMVNSNLASVEELKEIDVEVRKEIEDAAQFATADPEPPLEELGYHIYSSDPPFEVRGANQWIKFKSIS; encoded by the exons ATGAGGAAGATGCTCGCCGCTGTCTCCCGCGTGTTGTCGGGCGTCTCCCAGAAGCCG GCAAGCAGAGTGTTGGTGGCCTCCCGTAATTTTGCAAATGATGCTACATTTGAAATTAAG AAATGCGATCTTCACCGGCTAGAAGAGGGCCCTCCCGTCACCACAGTGCTCACCAGGGAGGATGGGCTCAGGTACTATAGGATGATGCAGACTGTTCGCCGAATGGAGTTAAAGGCAGATCAGCtgtataaacagaaaattattcGTGGTTTCTGTCACTTGTGTGATGGTCAG GAAGCTTGTTGTGTGGGCCTGGAGGCTGGCATAAATCCCACAGACCATCTTATCACAGCCTATCGGGCTCATGGCTTTACCTTTACTCGTGGCCTTTCTGTCAGAGAAATTCTCGCAGAGCTTACAG GACGAAGAGGAGGTTGTGCTAAAGGAAAAGGTGGATCGATGCATATGTATGCCAAGAACTTCTATGGGGGTAATGGCATTGTTGGAGCTCAG GTGCCCTTGGGAGCAGGAATTGCTTTGGCCTGTAAGTATAATGGAAAGGATGAGGTCTGTTTGACTTTATATGGCGATGGTGCTGCTAATCAG GGTCAGATATTTGAAGCTTACAACATGGCAGCTTTGTGGAAATTGCCGTGTATCTTCATCTGTGAGAATAACCGCTACGGAATGGGAACGTCTGTTGAGAGAGCAGCAGCCAGCACTGATTACTACAAGAGAGGCGACTTCATTCCTGGGCTGCGG GTAGATGGAATGGATATCTTGTGTGTCCGGGAGGCAACAAGGTTTGCAGCCGCCTACTGTAGATCTGGAAAG GGGCCCATATTGATGGAGCTACAGACTTACCGTTACCATGGACACAGCATGAGCGACCCTGGTGTCAG TTACCGTACACGAGAGGAGATTCAGGAAGTAAGAAGTAAGAGCGACCCTATCATGCTTCTCAAGGATAGAATGGTGAACAGCAACCTGGCCAGTGTCGAGGAACTAAAG GAAATTGATGTTGAAGTGAGGAAGGAAATTGAGGATGCTGCCCAGTTTGCCACTGCTGATCCGGAACCGCCTTTGGAAGAACTAGGCTATCACATTTACAGCAGCGATCCGCCTTTTGAAGTTCGGGGTGCAAATCAGTGGATCAAGTTTAAGTCTATCAGTTAA